One Rhodobacter sp. CZR27 DNA segment encodes these proteins:
- the cowN gene encoding N(2)-fixation sustaining protein CowN, producing MNDQTPDRYVTFLGLDCDAKADRMMDMLSARMQDSDSRWVGYFRQKLAEKERMATDNLHFVGSQINSLYSFFEELEDGPALDLLWHLEHNCC from the coding sequence ATGAACGACCAGACTCCCGACCGCTACGTGACCTTCCTCGGCCTCGACTGCGACGCCAAGGCGGACCGGATGATGGACATGCTGTCTGCCCGCATGCAGGACAGCGACTCGCGCTGGGTGGGATATTTCCGGCAGAAGCTGGCCGAGAAGGAACGGATGGCGACCGACAACCTTCACTTCGTCGGCAGCCAGATCAACAGCCTCTACAGCTTCTTCGAGGAGCTGGAGGACGGGCCCGCGCTCGACCTGCTCTGGCACCTCGAGCACAACTGCTGCTGA
- a CDS encoding Crp/Fnr family transcriptional regulator encodes MPAHPAPHSDWLLRLPKGLHRRYAPGEAIARPEGRANRFFVLDSGLARICLNAASRDLVIGYLRPGGIFVTHTRAWVEALEPSEVVSWPVEEMLGLIAREPELGLTAFREIGRLLHGALSLIEDLAFRPVESRLARFLLAERQAQGSDRIRLIDTTEAMASALGTSRQTLSTLLNRLIREGIVARADRRHLDLLRPDRLQDLSELSSG; translated from the coding sequence ATGCCGGCCCATCCCGCCCCTCATTCCGACTGGCTCCTGCGCTTGCCGAAGGGCCTGCACCGCCGCTATGCGCCGGGCGAAGCCATCGCCCGCCCCGAGGGCCGGGCGAACCGCTTCTTCGTGCTGGACAGCGGCCTTGCCCGGATCTGCCTGAACGCGGCCTCGCGCGATCTGGTGATCGGCTACCTGCGGCCCGGTGGGATCTTCGTCACCCACACCCGGGCCTGGGTCGAGGCGCTGGAACCGAGCGAGGTGGTCAGCTGGCCGGTCGAGGAGATGCTCGGGCTCATCGCGCGTGAGCCGGAACTGGGGCTGACCGCATTCCGCGAGATCGGCCGGCTGCTGCACGGCGCGCTGAGCCTGATCGAGGACCTGGCCTTCCGGCCGGTCGAGTCGCGCCTTGCCCGGTTCCTGCTGGCCGAGCGTCAGGCGCAGGGAAGCGACCGCATCCGGTTGATCGACACGACCGAGGCGATGGCAAGCGCGCTTGGCACCTCGCGGCAGACGCTTTCGACACTGCTGAACCGGCTGATCCGCGAGGGCATCGTCGCCCGCGCCGACCGGCGCCATCTCGACCTGCTGCGTCCCGACCGCCTGCAGGATCTGAGCGAACTGTCGTCCGGCTGA
- a CDS encoding FMN-dependent NADH-azoreductase — protein MTNILRIDASIKGEAAVSRRLTGRIVERLLAADPAARVVSRDLADGIPQIDGRWLGAVFTPAEARSAEQTAAAALADEILAEVKAADVLVIALPVYNFGAPAQLKSWIDHLARRGETFVYTETGPVGLLKGKRAIVAFTSDGTLMGSAADHASGWLRHVLGFIGITDIEFVAADGIVFGPEAALARAEAAVEALAA, from the coding sequence ATGACCAACATCCTTCGCATTGATGCGTCGATCAAGGGCGAGGCCGCCGTCTCCCGCCGGCTGACCGGCCGTATCGTCGAGCGTCTTCTGGCGGCCGATCCGGCTGCCCGTGTCGTTTCGCGCGATCTGGCCGATGGCATCCCGCAGATCGACGGCCGCTGGCTCGGCGCCGTCTTCACGCCGGCCGAAGCGCGCAGCGCCGAGCAGACGGCCGCCGCCGCGCTGGCCGACGAGATCCTGGCCGAAGTGAAGGCCGCGGACGTGCTGGTGATCGCGCTGCCGGTCTACAACTTTGGTGCACCGGCGCAGCTCAAGTCCTGGATCGACCACCTTGCTCGGCGGGGCGAGACCTTCGTCTACACCGAGACCGGGCCGGTCGGCCTGCTGAAGGGCAAGCGCGCCATAGTGGCCTTCACCTCCGATGGCACGCTGATGGGGTCGGCTGCCGATCACGCTTCGGGCTGGCTGCGCCACGTGCTGGGCTTCATCGGCATCACCGACATCGAGTTCGTGGCGGCGGACGGCATCGTCTTCGGACCCGAGGCC